In the genome of Luteitalea pratensis, the window CGGTGGTCGCCCGTGTGAACGTCGCCGATGACCCGGCGCGGCTGGCGCTGCATGCGGATGTGCGCAGTGCCGCGTTTGCATTCCTGCTGACGATGCTGGTAACGGCGCTGTTCGGGATCGCGCCGGCGCTCGTGGCGATGCGCGTGACCCCGGGCGCGGCGTTGCAGGGCGGGCACACGCCGAAGTCGTACCGCCGGCTGATGCTCGGACTGGTGATGGTGCAGGTCGCATTCTGTTTCCTCGTCGTGTTCGTCGGTGGGTTGCTGGTCGCAACCCTCGATCGCCTGGCTCGGCAGCCCCTGGGCTTCGTTCCGCAGCGCCTGCTGACGGTGCAGGCGGTGGCCGCCACGCTTCGGCCGGTCGAGGAATGGGAACGCGCGGCCGAGGCACTGGGGACCCTGCCAGGCGTCGACGAGGCAGCCATCGGCGATCGCACGCTCGTGGACGGCTTCGGCTGGAACAACTTCATCTCGATCGACGGGGCGCCACCCGCCGAGCCTCGGGCGTTCTTCCGCGGCGTCGGGCCGGGATATCTCCACACGATTGGCGTGCAGTGGCGGGACGGCCGGGACATCCGGCCCGGCGAGGTGCACACCGGCGTCGCGGTGGTGAACGAGGCCTTCGCCCGCACGTTCTATCGCGGGGCCAACCCGGTGGGGCGCGTGTTCCACCTGCCGTGGCGTCTGGGCACCCGACGGGCCATCGAGATTGTCGGCCTGGTCGCGGACACACGGTACCGCGACCTCCGCGAGCCGGCGCTTCCGGTCGCCTTCGTGCCGTTCCGGTTGTTCGACCCTGCGTCAGGTGCCGTACGTCCGCGTCTCGATGCCGTGTTCCTTGTGCGGACCACGACACCTGACGTGCAGGCACTGACATCCATGATCCGCGCACAGGTCGGCCGCGCCGCGCCACCGGACCACGTGAACAAGGGACAAGGGACAGGGAAGAAGTCAGAAGGGTACCGACAAGACACAAGGGACAAGACTTGCCCAAGTGGCACAAGGGACAAGAGGAACTTCGAAGTGGCTCGGAACCGACCGAGAGGGGCGGGCCCGACACGGGTCGCAGGATCTCCTGCTCCCTTGATGTTCGTTCTGGGAACTTGTTGCTTGTTCCTCTTGTAGCCCTTCTGACGTCTTCGTTCTCCCTTGTCCCTTTGACGGTGAGTCGTCGGAGGGCGCGTGAACAAGGGACAAGGGACAGGGAACAAGTCACAAGGGCGTCAAGGCAGGAGGGACAAGAACTGCCCAAAGACACAAGTGACAAGAGGAACTCCGAAACGGGTCGTAATCGACCGCGAAGGGCGTGCCAGACACGACCGATTTCCTGGTCCCTGATGTCTTTCCTGGTACTTGTTCCTCGTCGCTTGTCAGTACCCTTCTGACTTCTTTGTTGTCCCTTGTCCCTTGAACACCGGCCCTCTTGTTTTTTGCCGCGGGGCGACTTCCTCAGCGCTTGAGGTGGACGCCTCCGTTGGTGGTGGCGAGGCGGACTGGTGCGCCACCCTTGCCGAGCGTCACGTCGATGTTCTTGTCGAGGCGACCCTGCACCGTGAGCGGGAAGTCGGAACGCACGCCGCCGTTCACCGTCGCGACGGCGAGCTGGCACGAGTACCCGTCAGGCACCTTGATGTTCACGCCGCCGTTGGTGGTGCGCGCGTCCAGCCCGGCGCCGTCCCAGTGATCGCCGTCGAGTTCGACGTGCAGGCCACCGTTGACGGTCGAGCCACGCACGTCACCAGACACCCGCGACAGCGTGACTCCGCCGTTCACGGCCTCGAAGCCGACCTTGCCCGACACGTTCGCAATGGAGATGCCGCCGTTGCCGGTGCGTGCCGAGACGTTCGCCTTGCTCGGGACCCACACCTCGAAGCTGACATGCCAGCCGCGTCGATCGCCGTTGCGATCGGGTCCGGTTGCGGTCACCTTTCCGCCTTCGGTGGAGATCTGCACCTGCTTGGCGAGCGCGTCGGCGTCGGCCTGCGTCTCGCCCGTCGTGACGACGCGTGCCCGCACCAGCGTGTCCGTTCTGCTTCCACCCAGCACGCGCACGCCGCCGTTCTTGCCGGCGTTCACGTCGACCGAGTTGGACGCCACGGTGTACTCTCGGACGTCACACGCCCTCCCGCCGCTCTCGCGCCACTCGCCGGACTCCTTGCACCAGTCCGCGGCCGAGCGCATCTCCTGCGCCTGCACGGTTCCGGCTCCCAGCATCAGCGTCGCGGCACCGATCACCATCAGGGATTTCATCACTTGCTCCTTCCGGACTCGTCCGCGCGGGTTCAGCCCGTGCGCCAGCCTCGCACGCCCCTTGGACGAGAACGCCCGACGTGGCGTTCACGAGGACCGAGGAGGGAGGAAGGAGGACGGAGGAGGGAGGAGGGAGGACGGAGGAGGGAGGACGGAGGAGGGAGGACGGAGGAGGGAGGACGGAGGAGGGAGGACGGAGGAGGGAGGACGGAGGGGGAGGACGGAGGTTCGGGCGAGGACAGAGGGCGGAGGAAGGACGAAAGGGGCAGAAAGCAGAAAGAGTACGGAGCACGGCGAACGGCGAACGAAGGCGGCGGTGTGGCTTGCTCTCCGGGGTGCGGACCTCGCACACTCTCGGGCATCTGACGAACGGGTGCGAAGCGGGCCGTGCGCGAGGTGACCGGTGCGGCCGTACCCGGCACCCGGCACCCGGTTCGCGGGGTCTCCAGTCCGGGTCTCAAGTCTCAGGTCTCAAGTCTCAGGTCACAGGTACTCGGTGAGTTCACAGCAAGGGGAGACATAGTGCAAACGACGGCACGAGCAGCACTTGGCGTCCTGATGAGCATGCTGGCCGGAGTCGGTCCGGTCGCCGGCCAGGCTGCGCCGGCGCAGCCCGCCGTCGTGCAGGAGCCGCCACCGCGGCTGCGGCCGACGCCGCCGACGCGCGATCCCGCGACGCCGGGCTTCGTGCAGGCGACCGACCTGCCCGACGGCACCGTCCCGCCGGCCGACAGGAACGGGAACTTCATCGTCGGCCCGACGCACACTGCCGCGCCGGAGACGGTCGCGATCGCCGCCGTCCCGAAGGGCACCGTGCACGAGTTCACGGTGACGGCGGCCGAGAGCACGGTGTATCCGACCGGTATCGCGCGCGATGCCGGCACGTTCGGCGTTCCGGACCCGGCCAATCCAGCCAGGCTCGAGGTGCCCACCAGTCGTCCGGCGCCGTGGACGCGCAAGGTCACTGTCTTCGTGCCGCAGCAGTACGTCGCCGGCACGCCAGCCCCTTTCATCGTTGGCGCCGACGGCCCCGACCCGATGCTCTTCACGACCCTCGAGAACCTGATCGCGCAGAAGCGGATCCCGGTGATGATCGGGATCTCGATCGGCAACGGCGGCGGAGACGCGCAGGGCAGCCAGCGCGGGCTCGAGTACGACACGTTGTCGCCGCGCTACGCCGAGTTCGTCGAGCAGGACGTGTTGCCGCAGGTCGAGAAGCGCTTCAACGTGCGCCTCACCAAGGATCCCGAGGCGAGAGCCACGATGGGGTGCAGTTCCGGCGCGTCGGCCGCGCTCAGCATGGCGTGGTACCGCACCGACCTGTACCACCGTGTGCTCAGTTACTCGGGCACGTACGTGAATCAGCAGTGGCCATGGAATCCGGACACGCCGCAGGGCGCCTGGGGCTATCACGCCCGCATCGTGCCGGAAAGTCCGCGCAAGCCGCTGCGCATCTGGATGCACGTCGGCGACCGCGACCTCTACAACCCGAACATCATGCGCGACGACATGCATGACTGGGTCGTGGCCAACGAGCGCCTCGCGGCGGTCCTCGCCGCCAAGGGCTATCCCTACCAGTTCGTGTTCGTGAAGAACGCCGGCCACTGCGATCGCGCCGTGAAGGCGCAAACACTGCCACAGGCGCTCGAATGGCTGTGGCGCGAAAAGTAGAAAGGGCGAAAAGGGCGAAAAGGGCGAAAAGACAGAATCGAAGGGGAAAGGAGAAAGGAAGAGCAAGGGAGAGACGAGAGGAAGAGCAAGAAGAATGGACCGAAGCCCAGCATGCGCGTTGCTGGGTGTGGTGGCACCATGAGCGGTGCGCGCAGGGACCTTGTCGAGCGGTCGTCGGTGTTCTCGGCGCGGCTGCTGGCGTTTTCGGTCAATGAACGCAAGCGCGGGGTCGTGCCCTACTCGTTGCTACAGCAGGCGCTGCGTGCAGGAACTGCGATCGGCGCGCACAGTGCGGAAGCGCAATCTGCGATCACCCGGCGGCACCTGATCGAACAATCCGCCCTGTGCGCGAACGCCACGGACGTGTCCTGGCTCTACGGCGAAGTCACGGAATTCGTCGCGATCCTCTCCGCCTCCGTCAAACGCCTCCGCGACCTGCCTTGATCCCTTTGATCCCTTCAATCCCTTTGTCCTTCACACCTGGACATCCGGATCCGATCCAGCAGCCTTCGATTCTGTCTTTCTGTCCTTTTCGTCCTTTTCGCCCTTCTTACCTTTGACAAAGGGCCGAAAGCGCGCGCCTCTCTCTGGCGCCTCTGCGGCCGTGCTACGCGTGCCCGATCCCGGTCTCCCTGGCGAGCACGTCGAGCGTGCGCGCGTAGAGCTCCTGCACTTCCTCACGGCTGCTGGCGATTACCGTGAGTCCCAGCTTGCCGTATTCCGACAGCGCGCCGATCAGGTGGAAGAGCACGCCGGATTCGGTCCGGTGGCTGTAGTGCAGGCCATTGTCGGTCACGATGTCGATCAGGTCCTCGGGGAGCACGCCGCGATAGGTGGAGGCGCGCAGGTTGTCGGTCGCCATGTAGTACTTCGGGCGGCTGCTCAGTGACACGAATTCGCCGGACCCGGGATCAAGCGTGCCTCCGGTGAGGAACTGCAGCGCGAGGAACGGGTGTGTCGTGCCGAGGACGCGGAGGTTGATCTCGAGCGCCGTCAGCTTCCACTTGTCTTCCGGCGTGTCCTTGTAAGCCAGGAAGTCGACGCCGAAGCGACTGACGACATCCTGCTTCGCGAGCACCTGGCCGATCAGGATGCTCCGGTGCTGGATCGCCATCCGGTAGTCCTCGTGCGCGGGGAAGCTGCACCCCTGGTAGACCTGCCCGGAAGGGCCGCCGAGGATCTGATCGTGCGTCGAGGTCGGCAGCACTTCGCCCGCCGGGCTCGTACGCAGCTGCGCCGATGGCGACACCTTGATCGCCGCGTCGATGAACTCCTCGACGATGCCGCCCATGCGCGTGAACTTCTGGAAGTAATTGTGGTGCGTTTCCCACGGCACGGCGAACTCCAGCGACCGCAACGCCTTGCGGATCGCCTGGCGATCGTCGGTCTGCTCCGGGTACCGGAAGATCGCGTTGCCCTCGCCGGAAAAGCTGTCATTCAGCTTCACGACGGCCCTGCGCAGACCGGGGCTGCGCTGCGCGAGTTCGACCAGGGCGTCTTCGACGTCGGCCTCACCGGTCAAGTCCTCGAAGCCTTGCGGCAACTCGACGCCGGCCTCGCGGAACACTTTGCGGCTGCCCGACTTGGTGCCGAGGTAATTCAGCTTCGGATCGAGACCGTTGAGCGGGATGCCGAGCAGCACCGACAGCTTGCGCTCGAGCGGCGTGGAATTGAAGACGGTCAGGTAGGCGCGCGAGGCATCGGGGATCGCCTCACGAATCCGCTCGATCAGGCGCGGCCGCTCGAGGACCTTCTGCGTCAGCGCCCGCGGCGACGCGTCGTACGTGCACAGCATCGTCAGCCGCGCACGCGCGTGGCTGGCTGGCACACCCGCGAGCAGGTGCAGGTAGTAATCGAGAATCAGCGGGTGCACGGGCTGCGACGTGACGTACACGACGTGCGCGCGAGGATTGCGTAGCCGGATCAGCAGGAACAGCAGCCGTTCCTCGTAGAACGTCGCGCCATCGAGCTTGCGCAGTTCGTCCTGGTCAAGCGTGAGCGATGGCACGACCACCGACGTGCCCGGCTGGTCGGCCGTGCGCATCAGCACGTCCCACACCTGGTTGAGGCGCGGCTTCAACTCCTCGAAGCGACGCAGTTCCTCTTCGAGCGTGAGCGTGTCGGCAAATGGCGGCTGCGGGATCACAGCGCGGCTCCCAGTTCGTCGAGGGATAGGACTTCGCCGCTGGCAATCATCGCGAGTGGCGTGGTGCGTTCGTGCAACGGCCACGGACGGCCGAGCGCCTCGGCCGTCAGACGCAGGCGCCGCAGCAGGTGATAGCGCAGCGGGCCGTGCAGTGAGAAGCTCGAGGTCAGCGCGAGCTGCTGCTCGCCGTTGCGATCGTCGAGGGCTTCCATCAACGTGTGGCGACGCTCCTCGTACCAGCGGTCGTCGATCTTGCCCGCCGCGTGACGACGCCGGAGGAGGGCCAGCTGCCGGGGCCGGTTGACGATCTCGGGGTGGTGGTTGACGCCGAGGATGCGTGGCATGCCGTCGGCCGGGTCCCGTTCGACCTCGAGCATGGTCAGGGCAGGGCCGATTGGGCCGCCGACGCCGAGTGTCTCGTGGGCGATGGCGGTGACCGTCGCGGGCAGTTCGTCGTGCGGCAGCAGATCGTAGAGGCGGCTGTCGAGGACGGCGATGCGCTGCGACACGCCCGCCTGCTGGCTCAGGAAGCGGAACCACGGGTGCGTCCGCGTCGCGGGCGTCAGTGCGTTCTCCATGATCCCCGCGCTCTTGCCGCCCTTCTCGGGGCCGCGCAGGTGCGCGTCCGCCACGCCCAACCAACGGCACATGATGCCGAAGCTGTGACAGATGCCGAGCAGCACGCCTTCGGGGTGGGCGCGCAACGCATCGAAGCAGCGGAACACGTCGGGTTCCCAGGCCGGGTCCTCCGTGATGCCCTGGCTTCCCGGATCGCACCCGTCGTTGCGGCGGGGATCGAGGTGCCCCGGGCCACCGGTCCCGACACACAGCAACCCGTCATCGGCTCCGACCGCGGGCGGGCCACTGCCGCGTCGCACGTCGTAGGACGAGACGCGGACGCGCAGATCCGCGTCGGCCAGGGTGCTCCGCAGGTCGCACACCACCTGGCGCAGCGACCGGACGACGGCCGCATGCCCCAGGTTCGGCCACCCATGGTTCATGTCGAGGACCGCGACTTCGAGCGTCCCGGCTTCGGGCGCAGGGGCATCCTCGCGCGTGCGAACGCGCTGGTACACGAAGCCGCTCGTCGGGTGACGGGTAGGGCAGTCAGTGACGCAGGCATCGTGCCCGTACTCGTACTGGTGTCGACAATCGAAGGGCACGGTGGTGTGGTGATCGTACAACTGGATCGCACCCCGCGTGCTCGACGGGCGGTCGCAGCGGCCAGGTACGCACCCGCCACCACCGGCGAGGCCGTCATCCGGGGGCGATCAGAGTGCGGCGGAACCGTCCTGGTCGTCGCCGGTTGCCTGCTCCGCGAGCGTCGCGTCCAGCGCGCGCCGCGCAAACCATCCGAGGATGCCTAGCGCCACCATCGAGACGACGATCGTCACCGCGGCCGACCCGAAAGCGTCACGCCGGCTGAAATCGAGGGTCGACAGGTGTGATCCGGCTCGCACCGCGATTGCCGTGCGCGGGGCCAGGCCGATCAGCGTCCCAACGAGGTACGCGCCGATCGGCACCCGCGCTGCCGCCATCGCCCCGTTGCTCAACGCGAACGGGGAATTCGGCGGGACCCGGATCAGGCTGACCACGAGCACGGTTTTCCACCACGACCGGCCCACGAGCGCGTCGCGCACAGCCAGCCAGCGCGGCCGTTCCGCCAGCAGCGCACTGGCATGGGCGACCGACAACCGGTGGGCCCAGGCGTAGTTGATCGCGGCGGCCAGGACGAAACCGGCCAACGCCGCCGGAATGCCGATGCGATCGCCGAATGCCCAGCCGCCGAGGATGGCTGGCGCATACGTCGGCAGCAACGCGAACCCGCCGAGCAGCGCGAAGCCCGCCACGTACAGGGCCAGGCCGCGGCCACCGAGGCCCTGCAGCCATGGACCGATGCGCGACAGGTAGCCGAGCAGCAGCACCGCCCCGAGCGGCGGCAACGCGAGCGAGATGATGGCCAGCGGCGCCAGGCGCCTGGCCGCTGCACGCCCGGCGTCGGGTCCGGCGCTCGTCTGGGGTGCGGGGTCGGAGGTCAGTCGCGCCCCGTCGAGTGCTTCCAGCGCTTGTAGATCTCCCACAGCAATGGCAGCACGGAGATCACGATGACCAGCAGGATGACGCGATGTGCCTGCTCGGCGAGCGGGCTGAGGCCGAGCAGGTAGCCGACCCACAGCAGGCTCGTCACCCACAGCACGCCGCCCATGACGTTGTAGGCCACGAAACTGCGGTAGGGCATTTGTGCCACGCCGGCGATGAACGGCACGAACGTGCGCATGACCGGCACGAAGCGCGCGATGATCAGCGAGCTGCCGCCCTTGTTGGCATAGAGCTCCTGCGCTTCGTACAGGTATTTCTTCTTGAAGAACCTGGTATCCGGCCGTTTGTAGATGGCCTTTCCGGCACTCTTGCCGAGGCCGTACCCGACCTGGTCGCCGATCACCGCCGCGAGCACCAGCAGCAGGTTGGTCAGCCAGATGTTCAGCGGCGGCAAGCCCGGGAAGGCTCCCGCGCAGACGACGCCGGCGGTCACCAGCAGCGAATCGCCCGGGAGGAAGAAGCCGGCCAGCAAGCCGGTTTCGGCAAACACGATGGCGATGAGGACGCTGAGCCCACCCCATGCGATGAGGGCGCGCACCCCTTCATCGCTGTGCAGGGCGCGCAGCCAGTTGATGAGTTCGGTCAGGTATTCCATGCAGGGGAGCCGCGCGACGGCCACGCGGTGAACGTCAAGCATACAGGGCGAGCGCACAGGCCGGGTCGCATGACGAACGCCGAACGTCGAACGCTGAACGCCGAGGTCTTGCCTGAGACCTGAGACCTGAGACTTGAGACCTTCATGCAGCCCCTAAGCCGTAAGCCCTAAGTCGTAGGCCGTGGGCGTTGGTCCCTGCGATAAACTGTCGCGCGTCAAGGACTTGCCTGTGAGCGCCCCAGACCAGCCAGCTGCGTCGTCCGCCTTGGCGGATCGCCCGTGGATTGCCACCGAGGACGTCATGGCGGAGGTGCGGGCGCGAGTGCGTGCCGAGGTGCGGGTACGCCTAGCGCGAGGGGGCGTACGGGCCTTCGACGACGAGGCAGTCTTCCTCGCGGCCGAGCAGCTGCTGGCGCGCGCGCTCGAACAGCGCGATCGGCAGCAACTGCTGCTGCCCGAGCTGCTCGAGGACGAGGATGACTGGCGGGTGAATCCAGCGCTGCGGCTCGAGAGCCACCGGCCCATCGCCGGCCGCACGATCATCTGGCTCAAACAGAAGCTCCTGCTGCCGGTGACGCGCTGGCTCTACGACTACAGCCGGGAGAACTTCGCCCGCCAGGAGCGGCTCAACTTCGCGCTGATGGCGTGCGTCCAGGAGTTGGTCGTGGAGAACGTCCGCCTCGCGGCCCGGGTCGACGCGCTCGAGCACGAGCGCGCTGGCGGCCCTGGGCCGTCCCGGACGGACTCGACGTGAAGCTGGCTTGCGTGGTGCAGCGGTATGGCGCGGAAGTCACCGGCGGGGCCGAGGCGCATTGCCGCGCCATCGCCGAGCGGCTTGCCGAGTCGCACGACGTCACCGTGCTGACCAGTTGCGCGAGGGACTACCTGACCTGGCGCAATGCGTACCCTCCCGGCGAGAGCCGGCTCGGTCCGGTGAAGATCGCGCGCTTTCCGGTCGATCAGCCACGACACCTGCACCGGTTCGCGGACCTGAGTCATGACGTCTTCGCACGTCGCTCCACCGCGGAGCAGCAGCACGAGTGGTTTCGCGAGAACGGCCCGCGCGTGTCCGGCCTCCTCGACCACCTGCGGACCAACGGCACGGACTACGACCTGATCCTGTTCTGGTCGTACCGCTACTTCCCCAGCTTCTTCGGCCTGCCAATCGTCCGCGACCGCGCCATCCTCGTGCCCACCGCCGAGGAAGATCCGACCGTCTGGCTCGACGTGCTGTCCGATTTCTTCACGATGCCCGCTGGGATTGTCTTCCTCACCGACGAAGAACGCGATCTCGTCGCCTCCCGCGCGCTCGGGCCGCTGCCGCCCTCCTGCGTGATCGGATCCGGCCTGGCCCCGGCGGCCCTGCCGCACCCGGAACTGCGCGGCGAACTCGAGAACATGGGGGTCAGCTTTCCCTACGCGCTCTACCTCGGGCGCGTCGAGAAGAACAAGGGCTGCGACACGCTGTTCCGGCACTACCGGCATTACGTGGAACAGGGCCGCCCGGCGCTGCCGCTGGTGCTCGCCGGACCGGAGTTCATGGACGTTCCGAGCCATCCGCAGATCCGGCCCCTCGGTTTCGTGCCCGAGCACCTGCGCGAGACACTGCTCGGCAGCGCGCGGACGCTGATCATGCCGTCGCCGTACGAGAGCCTGAGCCTGGTGCTGCTCGAGGCCTGGAACCACGGCGTCCCGGCGCTGGTCAACGGTGGCTGCAAGGTGCTGAAGGGGCAGACACTCCGCGCCAACGGCGGCCTCTACTACCACCATGCCAACGAGTTCATCGAGGGACTGACGCTGCTCGCCACGGATGAGGCGCTGGCGCTGCGGTTCGGAGCACAGGGGCGAGCACACGTCGAGGCCTGGTATCGCTGGCCGCGAGTGATGGCCGCGCTCGAACCCTTCCTGCGCGCGGTGGCAGACGCGTGAGGAGCGTCGCAGTTGACGAGACGCGCGCGCATCCGGCTCGCACCGAGATCGTCGCCGGGCTCACCACCTTCCTCGCCACCGCCTACATCGTCGTCGTCAACCCGTCGATCCTGAGAGATGGCGCGGGGATGCCGTTCGATGGCGTTTTGACGGCGACGGTGCTGCTGTCGGCGCTGATGACCATGCTCATGGGCCTCTACGCGCGGCTACCGTACGCGGTGGCGCCGGGCATGGGTCTCAACGCGTTCTTCGCCTACACCCTGGTGCTCGGACAGAAGGTGCCGTGGCCGACCGCGCTCGGGATGATCTTCTGGGCTGGCGTGCTGTTCCTGGTGATCTCGGCGACGCCGGTCCGGGAGCGCCTGGCCCAGGCGATCCCGGCGTCACTGCGGACGGCAATGGCGTGCGGCATCGGGTTGCTCATTACGCTGGTCGGCCTCAAGGGCGCCGGTATCATCGTCGGCGACGCGGTGACGCTCGTGAAGCCTGGCCCGCTCACTCCGCAGGTGTTGTTGGCCGCGGGAGGTCTGGCACTCACGGTGGGCCTCATGGTGCGCGGCACGGCTGTCGCATTCCTCGTCTGCATCGCTGCCGTCACCGCGGCCGCCTGGGCGATCGGATTGGTCGCACTGCCCACGAAGTGGCTCAGCCGGCCAGATTTCACGTCGGTGACGCTGCGGCTCGACCTGTGGGGTGCGCTCGCCCCGGCCATGTGGCCGGCGATCATCGCCGTGCTGTTCACCGATCTCTTCGACTCCCTCAGCACGTTCATCGGCGTCGCCGA includes:
- a CDS encoding DUF4097 family beta strand repeat-containing protein, whose amino-acid sequence is MKSLMVIGAATLMLGAGTVQAQEMRSAADWCKESGEWRESGGRACDVREYTVASNSVDVNAGKNGGVRVLGGSRTDTLVRARVVTTGETQADADALAKQVQISTEGGKVTATGPDRNGDRRGWHVSFEVWVPSKANVSARTGNGGISIANVSGKVGFEAVNGGVTLSRVSGDVRGSTVNGGLHVELDGDHWDGAGLDARTTNGGVNIKVPDGYSCQLAVATVNGGVRSDFPLTVQGRLDKNIDVTLGKGGAPVRLATTNGGVHLKR
- a CDS encoding alpha/beta hydrolase, which produces MQTTARAALGVLMSMLAGVGPVAGQAAPAQPAVVQEPPPRLRPTPPTRDPATPGFVQATDLPDGTVPPADRNGNFIVGPTHTAAPETVAIAAVPKGTVHEFTVTAAESTVYPTGIARDAGTFGVPDPANPARLEVPTSRPAPWTRKVTVFVPQQYVAGTPAPFIVGADGPDPMLFTTLENLIAQKRIPVMIGISIGNGGGDAQGSQRGLEYDTLSPRYAEFVEQDVLPQVEKRFNVRLTKDPEARATMGCSSGASAALSMAWYRTDLYHRVLSYSGTYVNQQWPWNPDTPQGAWGYHARIVPESPRKPLRIWMHVGDRDLYNPNIMRDDMHDWVVANERLAAVLAAKGYPYQFVFVKNAGHCDRAVKAQTLPQALEWLWREK
- a CDS encoding peptide ligase PGM1-related protein; translated protein: MIPQPPFADTLTLEEELRRFEELKPRLNQVWDVLMRTADQPGTSVVVPSLTLDQDELRKLDGATFYEERLLFLLIRLRNPRAHVVYVTSQPVHPLILDYYLHLLAGVPASHARARLTMLCTYDASPRALTQKVLERPRLIERIREAIPDASRAYLTVFNSTPLERKLSVLLGIPLNGLDPKLNYLGTKSGSRKVFREAGVELPQGFEDLTGEADVEDALVELAQRSPGLRRAVVKLNDSFSGEGNAIFRYPEQTDDRQAIRKALRSLEFAVPWETHHNYFQKFTRMGGIVEEFIDAAIKVSPSAQLRTSPAGEVLPTSTHDQILGGPSGQVYQGCSFPAHEDYRMAIQHRSILIGQVLAKQDVVSRFGVDFLAYKDTPEDKWKLTALEINLRVLGTTHPFLALQFLTGGTLDPGSGEFVSLSSRPKYYMATDNLRASTYRGVLPEDLIDIVTDNGLHYSHRTESGVLFHLIGALSEYGKLGLTVIASSREEVQELYARTLDVLARETGIGHA
- a CDS encoding TVP38/TMEM64 family protein, whose amino-acid sequence is MGDLQALEALDGARLTSDPAPQTSAGPDAGRAAARRLAPLAIISLALPPLGAVLLLGYLSRIGPWLQGLGGRGLALYVAGFALLGGFALLPTYAPAILGGWAFGDRIGIPAALAGFVLAAAINYAWAHRLSVAHASALLAERPRWLAVRDALVGRSWWKTVLVVSLIRVPPNSPFALSNGAMAAARVPIGAYLVGTLIGLAPRTAIAVRAGSHLSTLDFSRRDAFGSAAVTIVVSMVALGILGWFARRALDATLAEQATGDDQDGSAAL
- a CDS encoding VTT domain-containing protein, with protein sequence MEYLTELINWLRALHSDEGVRALIAWGGLSVLIAIVFAETGLLAGFFLPGDSLLVTAGVVCAGAFPGLPPLNIWLTNLLLVLAAVIGDQVGYGLGKSAGKAIYKRPDTRFFKKKYLYEAQELYANKGGSSLIIARFVPVMRTFVPFIAGVAQMPYRSFVAYNVMGGVLWVTSLLWVGYLLGLSPLAEQAHRVILLVIVISVLPLLWEIYKRWKHSTGRD
- a CDS encoding glycosyltransferase family 4 protein, whose amino-acid sequence is MKLACVVQRYGAEVTGGAEAHCRAIAERLAESHDVTVLTSCARDYLTWRNAYPPGESRLGPVKIARFPVDQPRHLHRFADLSHDVFARRSTAEQQHEWFRENGPRVSGLLDHLRTNGTDYDLILFWSYRYFPSFFGLPIVRDRAILVPTAEEDPTVWLDVLSDFFTMPAGIVFLTDEERDLVASRALGPLPPSCVIGSGLAPAALPHPELRGELENMGVSFPYALYLGRVEKNKGCDTLFRHYRHYVEQGRPALPLVLAGPEFMDVPSHPQIRPLGFVPEHLRETLLGSARTLIMPSPYESLSLVLLEAWNHGVPALVNGGCKVLKGQTLRANGGLYYHHANEFIEGLTLLATDEALALRFGAQGRAHVEAWYRWPRVMAALEPFLRAVADA
- a CDS encoding NCS2 family permease, producing the protein MRSVAVDETRAHPARTEIVAGLTTFLATAYIVVVNPSILRDGAGMPFDGVLTATVLLSALMTMLMGLYARLPYAVAPGMGLNAFFAYTLVLGQKVPWPTALGMIFWAGVLFLVISATPVRERLAQAIPASLRTAMACGIGLLITLVGLKGAGIIVGDAVTLVKPGPLTPQVLLAAGGLALTVGLMVRGTAVAFLVCIAAVTAAAWAIGLVALPTKWLSRPDFTSVTLRLDLWGALAPAMWPAIIAVLFTDLFDSLSTFIGVAEATGFTDDDGRPTRLRQGLIVDAWATLVAGLLGTSSGTAYVESAAGINAGGRSGLTAVVTALCFVPCLFLAPLAAMVPAYATAPVLIVVGVLMFRTSRTLPFDAMEEMVPAFLTLVLIPLTLSITQGLLWGLVAHVVAFVVAGRLRDLTPWNWGLGILATGLLFLHG